A section of the Desulfurispora thermophila DSM 16022 genome encodes:
- a CDS encoding histidine kinase, which yields MPRETLIEIIFRWVPINMLAFFISLTPGLPVWGPGVIMLAAGIVTAVLLVRYLSQSCRMGTLGEHPLDPTLQIANETLPYLRRGLNQETATYTAEIIQKIADVAAVAITDREKVLAYIGAGADHHLPGGPIITDATKQVVATGELKVIHDRYELNCPHKGCPLESAVIAPLRCQGEVVGTVKLYQTREGDVPPSIVKLAIGVAQLLGMQMELAQLDRQAQLVTKAELDALQAQINPHFLFNTLNTIIMFIRTNPETARRLLIRLAAFFRHSLKRHGHFNSLKEEIEYLNTYLILEKARFRDKLRIVKEIDEVLLDYQVPVLTIQPLVENAIKHGILPKEGQGTVWIRAFLQENEEEMLFEIKDNGVGIPPEKLPLVLRPGYGSGNGVGMSNVHERLKGLFGEEYGLQIESVPGEGTSIKFRVPLICRPVERAVEEGGNRP from the coding sequence ATGCCGCGAGAAACTTTGATTGAAATCATTTTTCGCTGGGTACCGATAAATATGCTGGCATTTTTTATTTCCCTCACCCCCGGCCTGCCGGTCTGGGGGCCGGGGGTGATCATGCTGGCAGCCGGCATTGTAACCGCTGTTTTGCTGGTGCGCTATTTGAGTCAGAGCTGCCGCATGGGTACACTGGGCGAGCATCCACTTGACCCTACTTTGCAAATAGCAAACGAAACCCTGCCCTATTTAAGAAGGGGTCTGAACCAGGAGACAGCCACCTATACGGCGGAAATCATCCAAAAGATAGCCGATGTGGCGGCAGTGGCCATTACCGACCGGGAAAAAGTGCTGGCATATATCGGGGCGGGAGCCGATCACCATCTCCCTGGAGGTCCTATCATTACCGACGCTACCAAGCAGGTGGTGGCTACCGGGGAGCTAAAAGTAATTCACGACCGTTACGAGCTCAATTGCCCTCACAAGGGATGCCCGTTGGAATCAGCTGTCATAGCGCCGTTACGCTGCCAGGGGGAAGTGGTGGGTACGGTTAAGTTGTACCAGACCCGGGAGGGTGATGTGCCGCCCAGTATAGTCAAGCTGGCCATAGGGGTGGCGCAGCTTTTGGGGATGCAAATGGAGCTGGCCCAACTGGATCGCCAGGCGCAACTGGTGACCAAGGCCGAACTGGATGCTCTGCAGGCTCAGATCAATCCGCACTTTCTGTTTAATACGCTCAACACTATCATTATGTTTATTCGTACCAATCCGGAAACGGCACGTCGCCTTTTGATACGGTTGGCCGCATTTTTCCGCCATTCACTGAAAAGACATGGACACTTTAATTCACTGAAAGAGGAAATTGAGTACCTGAATACTTATTTGATCCTGGAAAAAGCCCGTTTTCGGGATAAATTGCGTATTGTGAAAGAAATAGATGAAGTTCTGCTGGACTACCAGGTACCGGTGCTCACTATTCAGCCTCTGGTGGAAAACGCTATAAAACATGGCATTTTGCCCAAAGAGGGTCAGGGAACGGTGTGGATCCGGGCCTTCTTGCAGGAAAATGAAGAGGAAATGCTGTTTGAAATCAAGGATAACGGGGTGGGCATTCCCCCGGAGAAATTACCTCTGGTTTTGCGACCCGGCTATGGTTCGGGCAACGGGGTGGGCATGTCCAACGTGCACGAGCGCTTGAAGGGCCTTTTCGGCGAAGAGTATGGTTTGCAGATTGAAAGCGTGCCAGGGGAGGGAACTTCCATCAAATTTCGGGTTCCCCTGATCTGCCGGCCGGTGGAAAGAGCAGTGGAAGAAGGAGGGAACAGGCCATGA
- a CDS encoding LytR/AlgR family response regulator transcription factor, translating into MKLKALIVDDEYPARQELRYALSNFNNIEIVGEATSAQEALALIKALDYQVLFVDISMPGMTGLELAAALQELPRQPYIIFVTAYDEYAVQAFEVNAVDYLLKPVEPGRLKKAIDKVVRLTQESAETAGEGQNVEGGGPVSAPREQVGQIKIDRIPAEKQGKTVLVAESDIFYAFTEQDYIYIKTYADKLFTRFTLKELEARLNPAVFFRTHRCYLVNLHKVKEIVPFFNGTYNLVVDDKENSEVPVSRAQAKKLRKILGF; encoded by the coding sequence ATGAAATTGAAGGCGTTGATAGTTGATGACGAATACCCGGCCCGCCAGGAATTGCGTTATGCTTTGAGTAATTTCAACAACATTGAGATTGTGGGAGAAGCCACCAGTGCGCAGGAAGCACTGGCGCTAATCAAAGCTCTGGACTATCAGGTGCTTTTTGTGGACATTTCCATGCCCGGCATGACTGGTTTGGAATTGGCAGCAGCCTTACAGGAGTTGCCCCGTCAGCCGTATATCATTTTTGTTACGGCGTACGATGAATATGCCGTGCAGGCCTTTGAGGTCAATGCAGTAGATTACTTGTTGAAGCCAGTGGAACCCGGCCGGTTGAAAAAAGCCATTGACAAGGTGGTGCGGTTAACCCAGGAGTCGGCGGAAACGGCCGGCGAGGGGCAAAACGTTGAGGGTGGCGGGCCGGTGAGCGCACCACGGGAACAGGTGGGACAGATCAAAATTGACCGTATCCCGGCCGAGAAACAGGGCAAAACCGTCCTGGTTGCCGAGTCGGATATTTTCTATGCTTTTACAGAACAGGATTATATTTATATCAAAACCTATGCGGATAAACTTTTTACCAGGTTTACTTTGAAAGAGCTGGAAGCACGGCTCAATCCGGCCGTATTTTTCCGCACCCATCGCTGCTACCTGGTCAACTTGCACAAGGTGAAAGAAATTGTGCCCTTCTTCAATGGCACGTACAATTTGGTCGTGGACGACAAGGAGAACAGCGAAGTACCGGTCAGCCGGGCGCAGGCCAAGAAGTTGCGCAAAATTCTCGGCTTTTAG
- a CDS encoding holo-ACP synthase, with the protein MVLVYGTGVDIVEIDRVKKTVLKYGQRFLHRVFTEGEIAYCYRQKDPFPHLAVRWAAKEAAVKALGSGVRGLSWRELEVGRRENGQPQLRLWGRAAALAVARGIESFHLSLSHNRTMAMAFVIAEKSIGSD; encoded by the coding sequence GTGGTCTTGGTTTATGGTACCGGTGTGGATATTGTGGAAATAGACAGGGTGAAAAAGACAGTCTTAAAATACGGGCAGCGTTTTTTGCACCGGGTGTTTACCGAGGGCGAAATAGCCTATTGCTACCGGCAGAAGGATCCCTTCCCCCACCTGGCGGTCCGTTGGGCGGCCAAAGAGGCGGCGGTGAAGGCGCTGGGCAGTGGTGTGCGGGGTCTTTCCTGGCGGGAGCTGGAAGTGGGGCGGCGGGAAAACGGTCAACCTCAGCTCAGGCTTTGGGGCCGGGCCGCTGCTCTGGCGGTCGCCCGGGGCATAGAGTCTTTTCACCTCAGCCTGTCCCACAACCGGACCATGGCCATGGCTTTTGTCATTGCGGAAAAAAGTATTGGTAGTGATTGA
- a CDS encoding bifunctional ADP-dependent NAD(P)H-hydrate dehydratase/NAD(P)H-hydrate epimerase: MRAVTAAEMRELDRQAIEEYGIPGLVLMENAGRSVVQEALEMLGQARGRQVTVFIGKGNNGGDGLVAARHLHNLGAEVKVLSLAPLEEISGDAAVNLAIWQRMGQRVYYAGREEDLNAVRLFLVKTDLIIDAIYGTGFQGKVRESVSKIFDVINASGKPVLAVDIPSGLHADTGQVGGNCVQATRTVTFALPKLGLLVEPGAGLCGELKVADISIPAVLLDNEQLKRHLLDAAMVASWLPVRRSTDHKGDFGHVLVVAGAAGYSGAAVLCALAAARAGAGLVTLAVPASLQPVVSTMAPEIMTLALPQTDRQTISTEAWPVIKKMLERCQVLALGPGLTTHPETVDMVRELLPQIGVPVVLDADGLNALVGRTAIFRQLKAPLVITPHPGEMARLLGVAPAEVQEKRLALAEETAARWRLTLVLKGARTLVACPDGTLYINPTGNPGMASGGSGDVLTGVIAGLLAQGLTAGEAAAAGVYAHGLAGDLAAGEKGPQGMLAGDILHYLPRAWQVIKQAGLLAG, encoded by the coding sequence ATGCGGGCGGTTACTGCTGCCGAGATGCGCGAACTGGACCGCCAGGCCATAGAGGAATATGGTATACCTGGTTTGGTATTGATGGAAAATGCCGGACGCAGCGTGGTGCAAGAAGCACTGGAGATGCTGGGTCAGGCCCGCGGCCGTCAGGTGACGGTATTTATCGGTAAGGGTAATAACGGCGGCGATGGCCTGGTGGCGGCCCGACACCTGCACAATTTGGGAGCTGAGGTGAAGGTGCTTTCCCTGGCTCCGCTGGAGGAAATCAGTGGCGATGCGGCGGTAAACCTGGCCATCTGGCAGAGGATGGGGCAGCGGGTATACTACGCCGGGCGCGAGGAAGATCTTAATGCCGTGCGGCTTTTCCTGGTCAAAACCGACCTGATCATAGATGCCATTTACGGTACTGGTTTTCAAGGCAAAGTGCGGGAGAGTGTTAGCAAAATCTTTGATGTGATTAATGCCAGCGGTAAGCCGGTGCTGGCGGTGGATATACCCTCGGGGCTGCACGCTGATACCGGCCAGGTGGGTGGCAACTGTGTACAGGCCACCCGTACGGTGACATTTGCTCTGCCCAAATTGGGCCTGCTGGTGGAGCCGGGGGCGGGTCTGTGCGGTGAACTGAAAGTAGCCGATATATCCATTCCTGCAGTGCTGCTGGATAATGAACAGCTGAAACGACACTTGCTGGACGCCGCCATGGTGGCCAGCTGGTTGCCTGTGCGGCGTTCCACCGACCATAAAGGTGATTTCGGGCATGTTCTGGTGGTGGCCGGCGCGGCCGGTTATTCCGGTGCCGCTGTACTGTGCGCTCTGGCAGCGGCCCGGGCCGGGGCCGGGCTGGTCACACTGGCTGTGCCAGCCTCTCTGCAGCCGGTGGTCAGCACCATGGCGCCCGAGATTATGACCCTGGCCCTGCCGCAAACCGACCGGCAGACAATCAGTACCGAGGCCTGGCCGGTAATTAAAAAAATGCTGGAGCGCTGCCAGGTTTTGGCCCTGGGACCGGGCCTGACCACCCATCCGGAAACCGTGGACATGGTGCGGGAACTGCTGCCCCAAATCGGTGTGCCCGTGGTGCTGGATGCCGACGGGTTAAATGCGCTGGTGGGGCGTACGGCCATTTTTCGCCAGCTCAAGGCGCCCCTGGTGATCACCCCACATCCGGGCGAGATGGCTCGCTTGCTTGGCGTTGCGCCGGCTGAGGTGCAGGAAAAGCGCCTGGCACTGGCCGAGGAAACGGCGGCCCGCTGGCGGCTGACCCTGGTGCTCAAAGGTGCTCGCACCCTGGTGGCCTGTCCGGATGGTACCCTGTATATTAATCCCACCGGTAACCCCGGTATGGCCAGCGGAGGCAGCGGTGACGTGCTGACCGGGGTTATCGCCGGCCTTTTGGCCCAGGGGCTTACCGCCGGCGAGGCCGCGGCCGCCGGTGTGTACGCCCACGGCTTGGCCGGGGATCTGGCGGCGGGCGAAAAGGGACCGCAGGGTATGTTGGCGGGTGATATCCTGCACTACCTGCCGCGGGCCTGGCAGGTTATCAAACAGGCCGGGCTACTGGCAGGTTGA
- the alr gene encoding alanine racemase, with amino-acid sequence MSIGPVQAEINLAAIARNLQQIRSLLQPGTRIMGVVKANAYGHGAVPVSRVLLQNGASMLAVARAGEAVQLRQAGITVPVLVLGYTPGNMFAELLEYGLTQTVFSLDYARQLAEAAARAGKKLTVHIKVDTGMGRLGFWHAREEALRDVLAIARLPYLEVEGIYTHFAAADSADKTYTGRQIQAFQEFLHRLQKEGLQVALRHCANSAGIIDHPEAHLDLVRPGIVLYGLYPSCEVHRERLHLEPAMTFKTQVAQVKEVEAGFSVSYGCTYTTPGRTVIATLPVGYADGYSRLLSSRGQVLVRGGRASIIGRVCMDQCMIDVGHLSGVQPGEEVVLFGRQGQAWLPVEEWAGWIGTINYEAVCMVSARVPRVYIED; translated from the coding sequence ATGAGTATTGGTCCTGTACAAGCGGAAATAAACCTGGCAGCAATTGCGCGCAATTTGCAACAGATCCGCTCATTGCTCCAGCCCGGCACCCGGATCATGGGGGTGGTAAAAGCCAACGCTTACGGGCACGGGGCGGTGCCGGTAAGCCGTGTGCTATTACAAAACGGTGCCAGTATGCTGGCGGTAGCCCGGGCCGGCGAGGCGGTGCAACTGCGTCAGGCCGGGATTACCGTACCGGTACTGGTACTGGGCTATACGCCCGGCAATATGTTTGCCGAGTTACTGGAATACGGGCTCACCCAGACCGTGTTCAGCCTGGATTATGCCCGCCAATTGGCCGAGGCCGCGGCGCGGGCCGGTAAAAAACTAACCGTGCACATTAAAGTGGATACCGGCATGGGCCGGCTGGGTTTCTGGCACGCTCGGGAGGAAGCGCTGCGCGATGTGCTGGCCATAGCCCGCCTGCCCTACCTGGAAGTGGAGGGAATATACACCCACTTCGCGGCTGCCGACAGTGCGGATAAAACCTATACGGGGCGGCAAATCCAGGCCTTTCAGGAATTTTTGCACCGGCTGCAAAAAGAAGGTTTGCAGGTTGCCCTGCGCCACTGTGCCAACAGTGCGGGGATTATTGACCATCCGGAAGCGCATCTGGATTTGGTGCGGCCCGGGATAGTCCTTTATGGATTATATCCTTCCTGCGAAGTGCACCGGGAGCGCCTGCACTTGGAGCCGGCCATGACCTTTAAAACCCAGGTCGCTCAGGTGAAAGAAGTGGAGGCGGGCTTTTCCGTCAGTTACGGCTGTACATACACCACACCGGGACGAACGGTAATCGCCACACTGCCGGTGGGTTATGCTGACGGTTACAGCCGTCTGTTGTCTTCCCGCGGGCAGGTTCTGGTACGGGGCGGCCGCGCCAGCATTATCGGCCGGGTGTGCATGGACCAGTGTATGATTGATGTGGGGCATCTGTCCGGCGTGCAACCGGGCGAGGAGGTGGTGCTGTTCGGCCGGCAGGGTCAGGCTTGGCTGCCGGTGGAGGAATGGGCCGGCTGGATCGGTACCATCAACTATGAAGCTGTGTGTATGGTCAGCGCGCGCGTGCCCCGTGTTTATATTGAGGATTGA
- a CDS encoding HIT family protein has protein sequence MERIWAPWRTVYIGKDHGDICIFCDKLQSDKDVENYVLYRGERVFVLLNLYPYNNGHLLIAPKRHVGDVTDLTPEELLELGLTTQKMTALLRRAFNPDGFNIGVNLGRIAGAGVPGHFHIHIVPRWGGDTNFMPVLGDVRVISEALDLTYQKLKEAMAATDM, from the coding sequence ATGGAAAGGATCTGGGCACCCTGGCGGACGGTGTATATTGGCAAGGACCACGGTGACATATGCATTTTTTGTGACAAATTACAATCGGACAAAGATGTTGAAAACTATGTTCTGTACCGGGGAGAGCGGGTCTTCGTCCTGCTCAACCTTTACCCCTACAACAATGGTCACTTGCTGATCGCGCCCAAGCGCCATGTGGGCGATGTAACCGATCTGACGCCCGAGGAATTGCTGGAATTGGGTTTGACCACCCAGAAGATGACCGCCCTTTTGCGGCGGGCGTTCAACCCGGATGGTTTCAACATTGGAGTTAACCTGGGCCGCATTGCCGGGGCCGGTGTGCCGGGGCACTTCCACATTCACATTGTGCCGCGCTGGGGTGGAGATACCAACTTTATGCCCGTACTGGGCGATGTGCGGGTAATATCCGAGGCGCTGGATTTGACTTACCAGAAATTAAAAGAAGCCATGGCCGCGACAGACATGTAA
- a CDS encoding CaiB/BaiF CoA transferase family protein gives MSLPLDGTLVLDLSRLLPGPLCSMWLADFGAEVIKIEQPGQGDYTRWMPPLCGDTSGLFLLLNRNKKSVTLDLKQPRGREVFLRLVREADVLLEGFRPGVMDRLGLGYRQLSEVNPRLIYCAITGYGQDGPYAREAGHDINYIGLAGILGQTGTPGADGAPVLPAVQIADIGGGALPALAGILLGLLARQRSGRGQMVDVAMLDGVVSWLPVLLWPLVAGQKEAPGRGSGQLNGGLACYNVYRCRDGSFLAVGALEPQFWREVCRCLQREDLIPLQFVWEKQEWLKKTLQEIFAEQDRSHWLSLFHGRDACVTPVHDLTEVPADPQVQHRGMLWQLVHPRLGSLLQLGLPLQMPALPRAAVQPPPDLGQHTDEVLSRFGYTLSEIEQFRSERII, from the coding sequence ATGTCCCTGCCTTTAGACGGCACTTTGGTGCTGGACCTGTCGCGTTTGCTGCCCGGCCCGCTCTGCTCCATGTGGCTGGCTGATTTTGGTGCGGAAGTGATCAAAATAGAGCAGCCGGGCCAGGGGGACTACACCCGCTGGATGCCCCCTTTGTGTGGTGACACCAGCGGGCTCTTCTTGCTATTGAACCGGAACAAAAAGAGTGTGACTCTGGATCTCAAACAGCCCCGGGGCAGGGAAGTCTTTTTGCGCCTGGTGCGCGAAGCCGACGTCCTGCTGGAGGGGTTCCGTCCGGGTGTCATGGATCGTTTGGGTTTGGGTTACCGGCAACTGTCCGAGGTAAACCCGCGTCTGATCTACTGTGCCATTACAGGATACGGACAGGATGGACCGTATGCCCGGGAAGCCGGTCATGATATCAATTATATCGGGCTGGCCGGAATACTGGGGCAAACAGGTACACCCGGTGCTGACGGTGCTCCCGTGTTGCCGGCCGTGCAAATTGCCGATATCGGCGGTGGGGCCCTGCCGGCCCTGGCCGGTATCTTGCTGGGCCTGCTGGCCAGGCAGCGCAGCGGGCGGGGACAGATGGTGGATGTGGCCATGCTGGACGGTGTGGTCAGCTGGTTGCCGGTGCTGCTCTGGCCTCTGGTGGCCGGACAAAAGGAGGCTCCTGGTCGGGGGAGCGGGCAATTAAACGGCGGGCTAGCCTGCTATAATGTCTACCGCTGCCGGGACGGTTCTTTTCTGGCCGTGGGAGCGCTGGAACCCCAGTTTTGGCGGGAGGTGTGCCGCTGTCTGCAGCGGGAGGATTTAATTCCCCTGCAGTTTGTGTGGGAAAAGCAGGAGTGGTTGAAAAAAACGCTGCAGGAGATTTTTGCCGAACAGGACCGGAGCCATTGGCTAAGCCTGTTTCATGGGCGCGATGCCTGTGTGACACCGGTTCATGATTTAACCGAAGTACCTGCCGATCCCCAGGTGCAACACCGCGGCATGCTGTGGCAATTGGTGCACCCGCGCCTGGGGTCACTGCTTCAGCTGGGCTTGCCGCTGCAAATGCCCGCATTGCCCCGGGCGGCAGTCCAGCCGCCGCCCGATTTGGGACAACACACGGATGAGGTGCTGTCACGCTTTGGCTATACCCTCAGCGAGATAGAGCAATTCCGGAGTGAGCGCATTATTTAG
- a CDS encoding MarR family transcriptional regulator: MENKQHLEKDFAQMIDRLDQDVPVLFRNFAAYLFPNSKDGLTHVQTVMLKLLYYEGSQTVSEIADFMGVTMAAVSSLTDRLLKNKLITRERSEKDRRVVIISLTAEGRELIQLFLQERRRKLQRLLEELGWEKSEQLLAVVADLRAALEKLQGAAGLK, translated from the coding sequence GTGGAGAATAAACAGCACCTGGAGAAAGATTTTGCACAAATGATTGACAGGCTGGATCAAGATGTGCCGGTTCTGTTTCGCAATTTTGCCGCTTACCTGTTTCCCAATTCTAAAGACGGGCTGACACATGTGCAGACGGTTATGCTCAAGTTGCTTTATTATGAAGGTTCGCAGACGGTATCCGAAATTGCTGATTTCATGGGGGTGACCATGGCGGCGGTATCCAGCTTGACCGACCGCCTGCTGAAAAACAAATTGATTACCAGGGAAAGGAGTGAAAAAGACCGCCGGGTGGTAATTATATCCCTTACGGCCGAGGGCCGGGAGCTGATCCAGCTTTTCTTGCAGGAGAGACGGCGCAAGTTGCAAAGGTTGCTGGAGGAGCTGGGTTGGGAAAAGTCCGAGCAATTGCTTGCGGTGGTTGCCGACCTGCGGGCGGCGCTGGAAAAGCTGCAGGGGGCGGCGGGGTTGAAGTAA
- a CDS encoding efflux RND transporter periplasmic adaptor subunit has protein sequence MENKADKNTSPVPENSAGRAGGRSGKKRWLIGAGILVLLLLVGLPLLRMSGKSKPGGSESVEQALPVEVAEAKVMPLGEAVSIAGTVAPFKEVAVIPKTPGRVAAVPVSVGQKVQAGQVLVELDKVDMEIALQQQEAALANAVANQLQAQTNYDNAVANFDRMQKLYAEGAISQSQLEQAKAQLSAATSAKNSIAAQIRQMQAAVASMRQKLADTTVTSPISGVVSKVNVEPGEMASQQAPVVVVIQEQPLLVKANLPENVVGGVQINQSVDVFVSATNKTYQGQVYTLAPQADAVSKAYPVEVKLEQAEDVKPGMAAELRISTRQLANALAVPADAVLEQDGTSVLFVVENNVARQRKVKIGLVGSGYMQVVSGLKEGETVVVKGNRLLVDGARVKIEGHYQQPASGGGGRD, from the coding sequence ATGGAAAACAAGGCAGACAAAAATACCAGCCCGGTGCCGGAAAACTCTGCCGGTAGGGCTGGTGGCAGGAGTGGCAAAAAGCGCTGGTTGATCGGAGCAGGTATTCTGGTGCTGCTATTGCTGGTGGGGTTGCCTCTCCTGCGCATGTCCGGCAAGTCCAAACCGGGCGGCTCGGAATCAGTGGAGCAGGCTTTGCCGGTGGAAGTGGCGGAGGCCAAAGTGATGCCGCTGGGCGAAGCGGTGAGCATAGCCGGTACGGTGGCCCCTTTTAAAGAAGTGGCGGTGATTCCCAAAACGCCGGGCCGGGTGGCCGCGGTACCGGTTAGTGTGGGGCAGAAAGTGCAGGCCGGTCAGGTGCTGGTGGAGCTGGATAAAGTGGACATGGAAATTGCCCTGCAACAGCAAGAAGCGGCTCTGGCCAATGCGGTGGCCAACCAGCTACAGGCCCAGACCAACTACGATAATGCTGTGGCCAATTTTGACCGGATGCAAAAGCTTTATGCTGAAGGGGCCATTTCCCAGAGCCAGTTGGAACAGGCCAAGGCGCAGCTCTCGGCCGCAACCAGTGCAAAAAACAGCATTGCTGCGCAAATACGGCAGATGCAGGCGGCGGTGGCCAGTATGCGCCAGAAGTTGGCCGACACCACGGTAACTTCGCCCATCAGCGGTGTGGTGAGCAAGGTAAATGTAGAGCCGGGCGAAATGGCTTCCCAGCAAGCGCCGGTGGTAGTGGTAATCCAGGAACAACCGTTGCTGGTCAAAGCCAACCTGCCGGAAAATGTGGTGGGTGGCGTGCAAATCAATCAGTCGGTTGATGTGTTTGTTTCCGCTACGAACAAGACTTATCAGGGACAAGTGTATACCCTGGCACCCCAGGCCGATGCAGTGAGCAAGGCGTACCCGGTGGAAGTGAAGCTGGAACAAGCAGAAGATGTCAAGCCGGGTATGGCTGCCGAGTTGCGCATCAGCACCCGGCAACTGGCCAACGCCCTGGCTGTGCCTGCCGATGCCGTGCTGGAACAGGACGGCACCAGCGTGCTCTTTGTGGTGGAAAATAATGTCGCCCGGCAGCGCAAGGTGAAGATCGGTCTGGTGGGCAGCGGCTACATGCAGGTTGTCAGCGGGCTAAAAGAAGGTGAAACCGTGGTGGTGAAAGGTAACCGCCTGCTGGTGGATGGGGCGCGGGTGAAAATTGAAGGCCATTATCAGCAGCCTGCGTCCGGCGGGGGTGGCCGTGATTGA